The Meles meles chromosome 6, mMelMel3.1 paternal haplotype, whole genome shotgun sequence DNA segment TGCCTCTCCTCTGAGttcagagaaaaagcaaaaggcaaGACACACTACATCCAAAAAGGTATTTTTAGCCCCACAGAAtcctttttctaaataaaaaatttccataatTCTAATTTCTTATCTTTGTTCCCTCACCCTTAGAAGTAGTAGTTGCTTCCTACACTTGTTGCCTCCATGACAATAGAGAGCTATCTTTATACACTTTCAGATAGCTATTTAACAACTTGATACCtgcttaatttttatattaaactctGTTCAAATAATGTGTGTATCTTCCTTAATGACTGATTCCTGACTGATACAGCTTCCCACAAGGAGAAACACAGGCCTAAATGGCTTCCCTGGTGAATACTgcaaaacatttaagaaagaaaaaagaagagttttTTACATAAAGTTCTCTTGAGAAGAGAAAAAGTAGAAACACCTTGTTTTGGGCTGAGATAACAAAGTTGGATAATCAAAAACATTATCCAGTAACAAAATTTACTAGTAATTCAAAGGAAACAGAATACAAAGGTCAAGAATGGAGACTTCTAAGACCACTGATCTGGATCCCCAAGTTTGCTCACAATATTGTAGGATGTTCCTATCCAGCTATAACAATGAAGACTCAGCTCTGATAATGCATGAAGAGGATAATTTACAGAAAAGGAGCTTATTTAGgtcagaaaacattttcaatgttTACTCTGATAACTGGTTAGCTAACTGACATTTTTCAGTTGATTCTATCCAATAAATCCATAAATTGCAGGCTAATCTACCATTAGCAGCCAAGATAGGTCAAGCATAGCCTGCTAAAAGGACTCCATATGTGAAGACTccccattttctttctaataatAAATACTATCAAGTGGTCCAATTACCATGCTTGCAAGAAGATGACCAAGTCAtttctatctttccttctatATTTTTTGCTCCAAGATATCCACAGATTAGGAAGAAAGGTTTCAGACCAATGTTAACACTTTGTCCAAATTTGTTTATGAAGCCAACATAAATATGACATGAAATCAgataaagacataaaaagaaaaagttataggCCATTCATTCTCatgaacatacacacaaaattcCCAAACTATAGCAAAGAAACTGgaacaatataaaataagaataaaatattatgcCAATTTAATACAAGAAGTGCAAGGTTGATTGGAAGTCAATCACCAGGTTAAAAAAGGGGCAGGGAAgcatacatataaatatctggGTATAGAAAGAGCGTTTGAAAAAATCTAATacacattcatgataaaacttagaaaaggaattataataaaaattacttgAGCAAATAACATCTCCAGCACAAACTGCCTAAAACTGGAAATGAGAAAGACATGTTTCCTCTTAACACTAATATTTGGCATTTTTTGTAAGTCCCGACCAGTTAATTCAGGCAAGAGCACTAACTAAAATGCATAAAAGGATAGAAATGTGAATGAGGATATGTGTGATATAttagggattaagaggtacacaaacagaaaaaaagacagaaattaaatGTATTGTTCCTagacaatatttttatttaaagttatatACCCTTTCTATAGATTCCTCAACCCAGGATCATCTACCTACTTACAATAGCATTTAATATACATTATTGCgtgtttcatttgttttcctagATAGACAGTAAACTTCATGAGAATAGGAATTTCTAAAGAGTAAAGTATAATATAAAGGCAGATGTAATAGCATTTTAGAAGCAAATAGGTATTAGTAAAGAAAAATGAGCTTCttttgaaacaaaaccaaaagtaccagaacaatgaaaaaaatcaagcaaaggcTTCAAATGCTGTGAAATCTGCTATGTAATAAGGAGGGACTTTCTAACGCTATACTTAGCCACAGGAGTGTACCACTCACATCTCCTTTCAAGACAAAATTGGCTTCATGGAAAGAACTTAACTGACAGCTTCTAGCTGTTGCATGTGAGATTCCACTGTAGCATTCACAGAGGCCTCAGTCTGCCCAGGCTTCTCCTAGCCAATGATTGACAACAGTGGGCATACCAGAGCCAGGACATTCCTGCCCCATGTGGAATTCTTGTAATGGGCAATCTTTGCCCTGGAGCCTCCCATCAACCTTATTGAAGCTTTCTCAGAGGCACACTGCAGTCTGAGACTACTCCACCctacctccctcctttcccctcttttttttttttttccccacaagagCCACATGGCATTTTGTAGGAAGGCTTTCCCTACCACTACTGTTCTTATTCCCCTTCACAGACATTGCTGCCAAGAAATATCATATAATTCCGTCATGGTCACTGCTTCACAGAGTACCAGAACTGACAGTAACACTTGGTTTTGAACACTGAAGTGTCTATGATCAAAATACTAAGAGGAATACCAGACGTTAAGGGTTACTACCCAAAATTGCCCAGTCAAGCAGCAAACAAGTTTTCCTCAGACACCAAATCACCTACATCACCCCCATTTAATGCTATGTTGACAGAATGTACTGTAATGTAAATTATTGTCCTGGTAAAGTCAATACTATGAAATAAGCAATAAAAGGTAAACTGGTAAGGTAAGTTggttttttattaataatatatgaACAAAATATTCATATTTCTAAACAATTGGCCACAAAATGGGTAACTTCTTCAGACTTTGGTCAAGTCAGTATAGATAATACACCATGCCATTTCCATCTCACATTTCCTTGTAGTTTATACCGCTGAGATGAGGAAAACAAGTAGTCACTAGGGAATGTATCCTTATTCTTTAATGCTGAACCTATTGCCTTCCCACTCTTTTATCAGGCCTGCctgaaacaataaatattaatggGTTCAACTTTGCAGAAAAAAGATGCTCAGGCTTTTGCAAGTTGTTACTGCACTGTTACCTCGTCTTGATCATGCCTCGTCTACAAAATTCACACTTCATAAAATAGACTGTATTCTTATTATTCTCTGATTATTATATTCTCATTTTGTCATTCAACATTTTTCTATCTCTATGTACAAGGACTTAGCCAGTATACTTGCCATAAAACGTTTTGCCACTTTAGCTAAAAAGCACTGGTTTTCTGGAGCAAATCCCTCCAGAAAATAGATTCACCTTAATTGAATAGCTTCTGGGTTTCCTTGAAACAGAAAATCATTTCTTTACAAAGCTGTACTGATGGAAATCCAAGCAATCCTGCAGTGAAGCCCTAGGCAGGGTACTCTTGTTTGCTTATTCAGTGGATTGTGAAGACTGAAAAACACATTTAGGTATATTTAACTCatgaacaaacttttttttaataaaacaaaaaattctttgtCTCTAGAACTCTATATAGAATAATTTTAGATATTAAAACTCCAAGTGACATATTTGAGCTTATTTTACCCCACATGTTAtgctttcatatttttcaaatgcttatgtattatttctcaaaattttaagaagaattgGCAATTAAGAGTATGTAGTAGTATTTATTCTGTTGCATGATATTGATGCCAAACAGATATAATCAGTGATTCATGATGATAACTTTCAACAattctataatttataaaatatctgtAATGTATAACATCTCTAATCTCAAATTTTGTAAAAATACTGTCAAAAACCACATAATTACTACTCATCTCAGGGACTCTACAATTTCTGTTACTCTGTTCTGCAACTCATGTAACTTGacccttgggaaaaaaaagtaaatgttcatAAAATTCCTAATGTCTATAGACAGCCAATAATGGAATAGATATTAGTTATTAATACCCAGTCCTGTAATTGGTTTCATTCCTAATGGTAACAACTATTTATAACTTTATGTCTCAATTAATAAAGATGAATCTAAAAGGGAGTGAATGTCTCTGTGTTTCTCAATCCCTTGAAGCTACTGAGGGTTGAAAACCAGAGCCTGTGCAGGTAGGTGGAAATCCCATCTTTTAATTCTCTGGCATCGGGTTCCATAATTATCTCCTTTTTTTATATTCCCCacaatttatttctcttctagtcatccttttcttttgttaactCACTTTATTTGAATGATTTTCAGTCATTGTTTGATATACTTCTGATCTTACCCTCAGAGTTAAAACTATATGATAGATGAACAAAACATATTCTTCAAAGCTctagtatattttgaaaatagaatgTGAAGTATATTGGGTCTTCCATCTCCTTTTTCTCTGAATATTaggatcataaaaataaaaagcagtatcTATGCCTTTGCTCTTCTATTCCTACTGAAACAACATGAAAAAAGCATGCTAGCCTTCTGTCTGCCAAATTTATTCAACCACTGTCACCAGTCTGAAAACTCTAGGTCTGTTTCCTGAAAAATCATCAAAATTGTCATAATAGATAACACTTGTTTAGCACTTAATGTATGTTCAGGCACTGTCCGATGTTTTCTTGTTGCAACTCATTTAGTCCTCAAAACAACTGTAGGAGACAGTGACTGTTAGTATCTgcctttaacagatgaagaacAGACACATCTGGCAACTGAGTAACTCACATGGAACACACAGAAGGTAAATGAGGGATCTGGGAGATGCAAACAGTTTAGCCTTTTGGTCTGTGACCTTAAAAACTCTGTTTTACATGTATTGGAAATGGCTCCTATATAAGTATTTCTGACtcaatttattttgaaacatttgttttcaaattaaaaaaaaataaatgttacctCTAAAAATATAGCAAATCAAGTTAGGGATAAGgaaacaaatataatattatttaaaatcccACCACATGTAGAAAATTGGGGTGAGTCCAACACATTTACCATGCAAAATGCCATTATTCTGCAAATGTTTCCTTGACTTATTGATAACCTCACACTACTTATAGTagatttaatattcatttttaaacctGCTTTATATGAATGTATCCACTTATTTAATCACTGTTATTCTTAAACAATGTGTTTCCAATTAGTTCACATTATTCAAAATGCTCATAGTAATATGATGTTACAAATACATTGTGTTCATTTGTCTATTTCCTTTCAAAATCATTCCAATAGGattactgaattatttatttatttttagtttttgagagcaagtgagagagagacagagcacaggtacaagcagggggaaatgcAGGCGGGGAAGAAGGAGGCTCTCCGATGAAcaatgagcctgatgtggggtttgatcccatgacctgggatcatgagcagatgcttaatagattaagccacccaggcacccgactccccccccaacctttttaaaaatttttatgactCGGTTAACTTCTAGAATGACTGTACCTCTTCACATTTCCCTTTAGCTGAGAATGAGAAGCACTGCTTCCCCAATTCTAAAGCAGCAATAGGCTTATTCATTCTGTtgaggagaaaatttaaaaaatggaatctaCTTTCTGAATTTGGAGTAAATCTCTTTGAtctcaagttttaaaattaattcacatattttttaaaaattatataattttatttgtacatttAAGCCTTCTAATCACCCAGAATTTACTTTAAACCTGTTATTAAATGTATGATAAGATACTTAAAATTTCATGTTCCCAATGTTGAAGTACATGTTTAACAACTATCAagtattctgaatttatttttattttaattccagtgtagttaacatagagtgttgtATTAGATTGAATAGCTCTTCATTACCTACATAATTGTGATGACTTTTTATCATATACTAAATTCTCTATTTGTATTACAGTCTTAACTGTGTTTTGTTATGTTTATCTGTTCAACTTTACTCAAATTAATCAGTTTAATTCATATAGATTTAGGATATACTCTAATATCTTTCATAATAAGAATTCTCattccttttctaatttccatttcatttcttttgcaaaATTTTCTGAGCTTTAAAATGGACATTTGAGTCactttttaatattctaaaagATTTTCACTGCATAGGTTGGTCAGTGAGAATTGGTATTTTTATTACTTGgcattttcttccctccttttgcATAGTTTCATTTCCTATATCATATAGGatttcaaatatttcagaaaaatttatgatttttcagTGGAATGCATACACTGAACATTTGGTTCACTTATAAATTAAGTTTCTCTTATATTTAATAAGTTATTACTGACactacatttataaaatgatcttattaaatttaatatttcttaatatttgtcTTCAATTTTTGAGGTAGATAATTGTGTGATtagtgaataaatatatttttctacctTCCCTTTGGTATTATTTGATTTAACCATTCTGATTATGTAATATGATTGAAACAGTGCTGTAGGCTTCCTTCTTTATATTACTGATTTTGATATTTCATCTGTAATCAGATTTTAACTATTAGTTTAAAAATTCTATTAGAATCATGTTAAAAATAGTAATCTTTCCTAATTTACTCAAGGTTTTTATCAGGAATCAATTTTGAAACTTATCCAGTGACTGTTTAGGGCATTAATTCCCTATAATTTTCATGGAAATATCTTCTGAAACCAAATATTACTCCTCTCTTTTCAAAGTAGTAGGAGATATGCTATGGGACTTCAAGAATTTTCTCTTGACAGACAAACTAGAGGCTTTAAGTAGGAAAGCCACATGATTCTTTTTGACTTTTGATAATATCTCAAAGCAAACTATAGAATGGACTGGACTTGGGGAAGACTGGAGCAGAAAGATCATTGAGTACCCTTTTCAATTGTCAAGATGGGAAAATATATGGACTAGAAGCAGAATAatatgacaagagaaatgaagaggagagaaattaagaaatatttgacAATAAAAGTCATGCAACTAGAGGTGGAAAGGGTAATAAAACAAAAGTCCCATACAGATGTTTATATTGGGCATCTGAGAAAAGGGTAAtgatatttattaaaacattGGAGTGGAATACAGTGAGTTCAGTTTGAGATGTTAACTTGAAGGTGGAGGCCAGACTTGAATTTGTGTGAATCGCATACAGCTTTAAATATATTGCTTTCAAGTCCAGTGATAAATCTACAGATAGAGAAGTGAACATGTAGTTACTAaaaagcagaaggagggagaTCACTTGTGGCTTTGGTTGAGTGACTCTACATGCAGCTTGGGGCCCAGATAACTTTCAAACTTTTCACTATTACTTTTAGTATTTGAGCTTTAGAATTTTATGGTTGCTTCACCTTTAGGCATAACATTAGCATCAAACGCAGGAAAAATGGACCAGGAAAATCCATCTGCACATGAAGATATGTCGttttatttgggaaagaaaacCCTTCACAGACGACATTGATTTACAATTCATTGAACAGTCATGGACCGTGTGACCCATTTTACACCAATCCAGGACcaagaaaaatgtaattaaagCATCTAGGTTAGAAAAATCATACACTTTCAAGGGTTACTCCCTCTTAATTGAAGTGATTTCAGCTCACTACCTGAACAAACACAATTTCTACTGGCACGAAGTGGAGATGGCTTTAAAGAAGACaggaagccaaaggcagaaggggTTACAGAAACAATGGCATGATAAACTATCAAAACCTGAAGAAAGATCAAGGTAAATAATGACTGAAAAGTGATTATTACATGAGGTATCTGGAATCTAAAGCTTCTTTCTAACAAACAAGAAATCTGTGGACACCATTTTTAGCTTATGAAGGAATAAAAAGTGTGGACCAGCTTACCAATGAAGAGTTGGAGAGAGAAAAACCTGGAATGGGTCACAAGATacagagatttaattttttaaaaaagaaagttcattaTGCTAATAATAggtaataatagtaattttatgCCTATTATAAGTCAAGGAAaatttaaagaggaagaaaattaacTGATGGGTCTTTTATAAGACCCAGGATATATAGGAAGGGTGTGTCCTTGAAGATCATAGTGCCGTTTAAAATCAGGAATTCTGATGTCCTATACCTGTAGATACAAATTCTGGCTCCGACAATTGATCCCTTTGGAATTCAGTTTCTCCTGTGATACAATGAATCTAATAAAACAGTTACTATCTTATGGAATTTTATGAAGTTAAAATGTGCTTAGTTCAGATAATGTGCTTAGCACAGTGGCTTGCAAGAAGGAATAAATGTGTCTTATCTATTGATATTATCCTTGCTTAATAAACATTTCCTTACTAACAGGTATTTATTCTCTTCAATATTATCTTTGATATAGAGATCTATGCATCTATCATGACAGTGTGTGTTGAATAAAGCATTATGAATAATTTCAATCTGAATATCAGACATGCATGATaaattgtaccaaaaaaaaaaaaaaaaaacccacagatgaGGTAAAGCAAGGTGAAATTTATTAAACAGTTTCAGCCTAAAACTGTCTATTTgaccagtaaaataaaataaccagctGACAAAAATATGCAAGTTAGTATGTGAGCATTAATGTGAAAGTTACAGAAATGTTAGAGATTATTCGGTTGTGAGAATACCTAATTAAGTGGTCAGGGAAAATGtcttaaaatcaataaaaggaaaaaaaatgcttgataATGGACTAAGAAGGGAAATACCCCTAATTAATCTCTATCTAAAGtactcaaaatttttttctatttttatataatcaCTCCCTGATCattatagtaattctattttctttgtattctttcttttcaattaaaTGATTTCTAACTCTAGAATATTAACCATACAACAAACTACCAGCATAAGTAGGAAAACTGCATTTgattcctgttttgttttctaaggagggaagggagaggggcagaagggctctacactgagcatggaatctgatgtggggcttgatcttacatccctgacatcatgacctaacccgaaatcaagaatcagacactttgactgagtcacctaggcactaCAGAAAACCTACATTTGTACTATTGATTctcactctttttcattttctatcctCAGGTGATTTGAAATCAGCTCATCTGCCCAAGTCAATGGAAGGATTAAATGATTCTGTGGTTTCTGAGTTTATGTTGCTGGGACTCTCTAGTTCTTGGGAAACTAAAGTTTTTCTCATGTTGAttttttccttgatttatttAGGGATCATCCTGGgaaatctcttcattttctttttggtaatttTTGATTCTCACTTACATTCTCCTATGTACTTCCTGCTGGCCAACCTGTCACTCATTGATGTAGGGCTTTCCTCTACCACAGTCCCAAAGATGATTAGGGACCTTTTAAGTGAATACAAGATTATTTCTTTCCAAAGCTGCATGACACAGATATGCTTTATCCACATTATGGGAGGAGTGGAGATGGTGTTACTCATAGCCATGGCATTTGACAGGTACACAGCAATCTGTAAGCCTCTTCACTACCTGAACATCATGAACCCTAAAATATGTGTTTCATTTGTAATTGCTGGCTGGGTAACTGGGGTGATCCATGCTATGTCTCAGTTTGCTTTCATTATAAACTTGCCCTTTTGTGGTCCTAATGAAGTAGACAGCTTTTACTGTGACTTTCCCAGGATCATAAAACTTGCATGCACAGATGGAGACAGGTTTGAGTTTATTATTGCTGCCAACAGTGGCTTCATGAGCATGGGCACCTTCTTCTTGCTAATTCTTTCCTATATCTTCATTTTGGTCACTGTCTGGAAACGTTCTTCAGGAGACTTATCCAAAGCATTTGTCACTCTGTCAGCTCACATCACTGTGGTGGTTCTTTTTTTCACTCCATGCATGTTTCTCTATGTCTGGCCTTTCCCCACATCATCAATTGACAAATACCTGTTTATTGTTGACTTTGCTATTACCCCTGTCTTGAATCCCACCATCTATACATTACGGAACAAAGACATCAAGGTAGCCATAAAAAGATTGAGCAAACATGGATATTATGTCAAATTTTTCTGAATAAATCTGTCTTTGGAGCTCTAAAACTATATATCCATTAGCCTATTGAGTATTTTCACTTAGGTTTCTGAAACTTAACACATCCAGATCTAGATATAACATTTACCTCATTGAATAGATATCTACTTCTGTAGATACTCATTACCCTTGCTACCATGGAAACTGTGAATCTTCTACAATATGGGTTGTTTTAGCAGACAGCATCACTATCtactaaatatttataactgAAATTATGATAATTTGATAATAAAAGGATATAATTACTTCTCTTCTACTTCCTATAGGTTTGCAAATAAACTGCAAACTTGTTTTGGAGAATGTCAGGCATCATTATATCAAATATATGAAAGACTAGTAACTCTGTCTACTTACTTGGGTTATACTCCCTCAGAAGATCCAAAGACAAGAATTGATCGCCAGTGGTTTATTTGAAGCTGATTTTTGGAAACATCATTAAGGATGTGGGAATTGATACTAAGACATGAAAGATGCTTATGTTGATAAATGTAACTGAGATTTAAACCTATCATGGCCCACTGGGAGACTCTATAAACTATGGCTTAGAATTGTCCTAACTGAAGGTAAAGGAAGCTGGAggttggtttatttgtttgtttgctttcattttcatagAGTGCATTAACTCCTTAGTATGTTTCAGCTTTCCCACAGAGAATATTGTGTGTTAAAGGAAGCTGGTAGGTAGAATTTCGGATGTTGGCAGTTAAGAACCATCTCCTTGTTTGGAAACAATAAATGCCAATGTATACTccacctttatttatttgtttatttgacagaaagagagacacagcaaaagagggagcacaagcagggggagtgggagagggagaagcaggtttggcccgatgtgaggctcaatcccagaaccgtgggatcatgacctgagcgaaagggatacacctaatgactgagccacccagttgcccctatcCTGCTATAGATTTTTAAAGCAGTAGCTGGATAAGATAATCCTGGGTTGAGAATCACTATTTTAAAAGTCACTGTGGATTTTCACTCAGTTCATACTTACAGATCTTATGTTATGTGCTGACTTCAAGTGTTTGGTCTCTACTAAGTTCTAGCAACtagacagaaattttttttttcctttatttgtttgtttcttttctttttatttccttccttcttcttccttccttccttccttttcttttcagttttaaattcctttattgaagtataactaatatatagtgttatattagtttaaggtgtaacATTATTCAACATctctatgcattactcagtgatCATCACTGTgttagctaccatctgtcaccaagaAATGTTATTACCATCTTGTTGACTATATTctagatgtttttcttttcaactctgtgatttatttattttctaactatATTATTCCCCTTTATTTAGTTCACCCATACAACCTCTGGTGACCATAAGTTTGTtatctggttttttgtttctctctctttttcccttgttcatttgttttatttcttaaatccc contains these protein-coding regions:
- the LOC123944507 gene encoding olfactory receptor 4F21-like, which codes for MEGLNDSVVSEFMLLGLSSSWETKVFLMLIFSLIYLGIILGNLFIFFLVIFDSHLHSPMYFLLANLSLIDVGLSSTTVPKMIRDLLSEYKIISFQSCMTQICFIHIMGGVEMVLLIAMAFDRYTAICKPLHYLNIMNPKICVSFVIAGWVTGVIHAMSQFAFIINLPFCGPNEVDSFYCDFPRIIKLACTDGDRFEFIIAANSGFMSMGTFFLLILSYIFILVTVWKRSSGDLSKAFVTLSAHITVVVLFFTPCMFLYVWPFPTSSIDKYLFIVDFAITPVLNPTIYTLRNKDIKVAIKRLSKHGYYVKFF